DNA sequence from the bacterium genome:
GATTGGTGCAAACGTCTCGTCGGCGAGTGCCGCGAGCTGCTCGGCGGAGTCCTACCCCTCAAGCAAGCCGAGCTGGAGTTTCTGGAACGGATCAATGGGCAGGGGGATATCCGCCCCGACCTGCTGACTGGCGATCCCGCATTGCAGGAGAGGCTGCGGCACCACCCCGCCCTGCACTGGAAAGCGCAGAACGTGCGCCGGCATCTCGCGGGCGGCTCGCGCTAACTCAGCGGTCGATCGACCGCATCGCGGCTTCCGAGTAGCGCCCCCCCTCCACGGTGATCTGCCGCAGCGCGGCATCGATCTCCCGCAAGTCGCCCGGCGTGAGCGCTACGCGCGCGGCGCCGAGGTTCTCCTCGAGGCGGTGCAGCTTGGTCGTCCCCGGGATGGGCACGACCCAGGGCTTCTGCGCGAGCAGCCAGGCGAGGGCGATCTGCGCCGGCGTGACGCCCTTCGCCGCCCCGATGCGCGCGAGTAGGTCCACCAGCGCCTGGTTGGCCTGCCGGTTCTCAGGCGCGAAGCGTGGCACCGTGTTGCGGAAGTCCGAGGCCTCGAAGGTGGTGTCGGCGGTGATCGCGCCGGTGAGGAAACCTCTGCCCAGCGGACTGTAGGCGACGAAGCCGATGCCGAGTTCTTCGAGCGTGGGCAGTAGCGCGTCCTCCGGCTCGCGCCACCACAGCGAGTACTCGCTCTGCAGCGCCGTCACCGGTTGCACGGCGTGCGCGCGGCGGATCGTCTGCGCGCTGGCCTCGGAGAGGCCGAAGTGGCGCACCTTGCCCTCGCCGATCAGCGCCTTCACCGCGCCGGCGACCTCCTCGATGGGCACCGCCGGATCGACGCGATGCTGGTAGTAGAGGTCGATGCGGTCCGTGCGCAGGCGGCGCAGCGACTCCTCGGTGTTCGCGCGAACGGTCTCGGGGCGGCTGTCCAGGCCGCGTGACTTGCCGTCCTCGTAGCGGAAGCCGAACTTCGTGGCGATCACCACCTGGTCGCGGATCGGCGCGAGGGCTTCGCCTAGCACCTCCTCGTTGGTGAAGGGCCCGTAGATCTGCGCCGTGTCGAAGAAGGTGACGCCGCGTTCGGCGGCGGCGCGGATCAAGCGGATCGCGTCCTGCCGATCCAGGGGCTGCGCGTAGCCCCAGCTCAGCCCCATGCAG
Encoded proteins:
- a CDS encoding aldo/keto reductase, with protein sequence MDTRTLGVSGLQVSALGYGCMGLSWGYAQPLDRQDAIRLIRAAAERGVTFFDTAQIYGPFTNEEVLGEALAPIRDQVVIATKFGFRYEDGKSRGLDSRPETVRANTEESLRRLRTDRIDLYYQHRVDPAVPIEEVAGAVKALIGEGKVRHFGLSEASAQTIRRAHAVQPVTALQSEYSLWWREPEDALLPTLEELGIGFVAYSPLGRGFLTGAITADTTFEASDFRNTVPRFAPENRQANQALVDLLARIGAAKGVTPAQIALAWLLAQKPWVVPIPGTTKLHRLEENLGAARVALTPGDLREIDAALRQITVEGGRYSEAAMRSIDR